The following are encoded together in the Anaerostipes caccae L1-92 genome:
- a CDS encoding PTS glucitol/sorbitol transporter subunit IIC produces MQVISNLANGFMKLFSTGGQTFLSWVTTIIPTVVCLMTAVNAIIKLIGEDRVEKFCMRITGNRLCRYLFLPVIAMICVGNPMAYTFGRFVEEKYKVPFFDAAISFCHPVLGFFPNANAGELFVYMGIAAGIQKLNLPLGDLAVRYFLVGLVVIFIRGMVTERIYLMLSNKYQKMGKKEVAVHE; encoded by the coding sequence ATGCAGGTTATATCTAATTTAGCGAATGGATTCATGAAGCTGTTTTCCACGGGAGGACAGACGTTTTTAAGCTGGGTGACTACGATTATTCCAACGGTAGTATGTCTGATGACTGCAGTCAATGCGATCATAAAACTGATCGGAGAAGACAGGGTAGAAAAATTTTGTATGAGGATCACCGGAAACAGGCTGTGCCGGTATTTATTTCTGCCTGTCATCGCAATGATCTGTGTCGGCAACCCGATGGCATATACGTTTGGAAGATTTGTAGAAGAAAAGTATAAGGTTCCTTTTTTTGACGCGGCCATCAGCTTCTGTCACCCGGTGCTGGGATTCTTTCCTAACGCCAACGCCGGCGAGCTGTTCGTATACATGGGGATCGCCGCAGGCATTCAAAAGCTGAATCTGCCTCTGGGTGATCTGGCGGTCCGCTATTTTCTTGTAGGACTTGTCGTCATTTTCATCCGCGGTATGGTGACAGAAAGAATTTATCTGATGCTCAGCAACAAATATCAGAAGATGGGAAAGAAGGAGGTAGCTGTCCATGAATAA
- a CDS encoding PTS glucitol/sorbitol transporter subunit IIB, whose product MNKPVKIVAGSGGYGGPLVVQATETCNKILCMTAIGGIHPLGAKLAEMTGGEAVDGHKNNVPDEEILVAIVDCGGTLRCGIYPQKGIFTINLNPVGQSGPLAKYITPDIYVSAVNENCLSYADGEAVTEKKEPEEERDGSREMKQEQTAERPGLITRLGIGVGQVVGKFFAAGRETIEMVVKNILPFMAFTSTILGIITATGLGNVIAKTISPLCATLPGMLIISLICAMPFLSPVLGPGAVIAQVVGTLLGSQIAMGKIPAQYALPALFAINAQVGCDFIPVGLSLAECESETIELGVPSVLYSRVITGPLAVIIAFAASFGLYHG is encoded by the coding sequence ATGAATAAGCCAGTAAAAATCGTCGCAGGTTCCGGAGGATACGGGGGACCGCTTGTAGTCCAGGCAACAGAAACATGCAATAAGATTCTTTGTATGACAGCGATAGGAGGCATTCATCCGCTGGGGGCAAAACTGGCGGAGATGACCGGAGGGGAAGCTGTCGACGGCCACAAGAATAACGTGCCGGATGAAGAAATCCTGGTGGCTATCGTAGACTGCGGAGGAACGCTGCGGTGCGGAATTTATCCGCAGAAAGGGATTTTCACCATCAATTTAAATCCTGTGGGGCAGTCAGGGCCTCTGGCAAAATATATTACTCCGGATATTTACGTGTCTGCTGTGAATGAAAATTGTCTGTCTTATGCTGATGGTGAAGCTGTCACGGAGAAGAAAGAGCCCGAAGAAGAAAGAGACGGCAGCCGGGAAATGAAACAGGAACAGACGGCTGAACGTCCGGGATTGATCACGAGACTCGGCATCGGAGTAGGGCAGGTTGTCGGAAAGTTTTTTGCGGCAGGACGTGAAACGATTGAAATGGTAGTAAAGAATATCCTTCCGTTCATGGCATTTACCAGCACTATCCTTGGAATCATCACAGCTACGGGACTTGGGAACGTCATTGCTAAGACAATTTCGCCGTTGTGTGCCACGCTTCCCGGAATGCTGATCATATCACTTATTTGTGCTATGCCGTTTTTGTCACCGGTGCTCGGTCCCGGAGCTGTTATCGCACAGGTCGTGGGAACTCTTCTGGGATCACAGATCGCTATGGGCAAGATACCGGCCCAATATGCACTGCCGGCACTTTTTGCGATCAATGCCCAGGTAGGATGTGATTTCATCCCGGTGGGGCTGAGCCTTGCGGAGTGTGAGTCAGAAACGATCGAATTGGGTGTTCCGTCTGTTTTGTATTCCCGTGTTATTACTGGGCCGCTGGCGGTTATTATTGCGTTCGCTGCAAGCTTTGGACTATATCATGGATAG